Proteins found in one Triticum urartu cultivar G1812 chromosome 4, Tu2.1, whole genome shotgun sequence genomic segment:
- the LOC125550865 gene encoding uncharacterized protein LOC125550865, translating into MDVMGYLNKSIAKLQMGLAVWRNKPELLESADMHEAGKEKGFSTMKTWLPQGRPARNVLQTGKVLLNSEKHHRHQQCQRHHLLGMQKMSLPNRLCNASRYTRCYYCSPCPYLYN; encoded by the exons ATGGACGTGATGGG ATATTTAAACAAGTCAATTGCCAAGCTACAAATGGGGCTGGCAGTGTGGCGCAACAAGCCTGAGCTGCTTGAGAGTGCAGATATGCATGAGGCAGGAAAGGAAAAAGGCTTCAGTACCATGAAGACCTGGCTGCCTCAAG GGAGGCCTGCGAGGAATGTGCTCCAGACCGGCAAGGTGCTGCTCAACAGCGAGAAGCACCATCGGCATCAGCAGTGTCAGCGTCACCACCTCCTTGGCATGCAGAAGATGTCACTCCCAAATCGTCTCTGTAATGCATCCAGGTATACCAGATGCTACTACTGTTCTCCCTGCCCCTATCTCTATAATTGA